The nucleotide window AAATCAAAAGGAAACCACTTTAAAAGTTGTGTAGCTAAATTTGTAAAGTTCTGAGCCTTCTTCAGGCACTCAAAAGCCAAATTCATCAAAGGTTGGTATCAGTCAGTAAGCCTTTGATAGTTGATAAAGGAGCAAGGTTACTCATCCTCTTTCTTTACAAAAAAGCACCCAGTCCCTGCTGGCAAATCGGATGAATCAATCAACCCTAGCAAGATTGCCTAGGTAATGTACTTCTACATGGCTAATGATTCAGATAGAAGATAAGGAGTTAAGTCTGCTCCTGGCCAGGTGGACTTAGGGAGCAGATTGATTGCACAGTGTCTGTCAGTATCTGTTTTTAGACCTCCCTCTTGGATAACACGTCCTTTTAGTCCCATTAGTCCCTGGGAACAGTGAAAATTCCACTACTTTATGTGATGCTGGGGAAGGGGGTCAAGATCTGCCCTTTAGGCAGCCCCATGAGCACCGAGATCGCCAAATAGAGATAGATTGAGTTGACCAATTGATTCAAGGATTGTGCTGCTGAAGCCAGGGAAACTCCAGCACTACTTGCAGTTCTGGATTAACAGACCTGACAAGCACTTGGCATGCTGCCTAAGCTTAAGCATATCAAGGTACATTTTCTGGGTATTGGGGCCTGACTTAAATGGCTGGCCATCCAGGGATGTTACTTGGGTAGGGAAGAGAGCGGGTTAACTGGTTTGCCCAAATTACTGTGTGAAGCTTTCCTGCACAATCATTGTCCCAGCTTACATTACATTGCTTACTCCCAAAGACCTACACTGGGGCTTGGCATGAACTTCCTGGTAAGCCTTATCTGGACTTTCTCTCAAGGATTGGGTGGGAGTGATAGGGAAGCATAAATAAGCCCTTACTGCAGTGGTGTTTTTAAGCAAACCACCCTAGACACATGGTAGGGTGTGTGACCTCCTCATTAATTGGGATTCCCCAGGGTCACCACTCAGTAGTTCTGGCTGGAACACATTGGCTCTTATGGCTGTCTCCGTACAGGGTCTATCAGAACAACTAAATGATGAGTTAGCCACCCAATAACCCCCAGGTGATCTGCAGGAACTGTATAGGCTAGCAACTTGGATCAACAATTGTTTTCACAAGTGTCATGCAGAGTGTAAAGCTGGTTGGTCTGGCAATTACCAATGGGACCTTATGCGCCAAACACCAGAGGGTTCCTGGGGGAGCCAGTGCAGTTGGGAGTATCCCATTTTTTGATGGGAGTGACCAATTTTGAATTTGGTGAGGTTGGTCACCGGTATGGAAGTTTGACGAAAGCCAAAAGGGCAGGGTCAATCCCAGCAGGAGATATTGGACATATGATCCAAAATATGTGACTAGCAGTTAGTGTTGGGAGTTTTTGTTCAACACCCCAAAAAAACTAGGAGTTTACATTCTTTGGAATAACCATAGAGCTGAAACTTTAGATATATTAAAAGTAGATATATAAAGTATTTCTGTACAATCTTATATAATGAACTAGATCATTCTTATATGTTAAATCTTATTAattggtaaaagaaaaaaaaaacatttggctaGTTGTTTATTTTCCCATCATTCTCCACCAGGAATTAGTTTTATGCTGGACAGGGTATAAATGTAGATGCTTCACTCTTTAGTTAACACTGTCTATGTGGTACAGAATTAGGTGTGTTGGGTTACTATCAGTACAAATGTAAACACTCTGATGGGATCCACACTATACATGTTTATGCACACTATACTAGTAATTGAATAAGAATGTATTACTGATAATTTCCTATtggattaataataatttatattctatttttttgaATAACTCTGTGCATGgtgttccttttttcttttatgtttataaagaaaaaaataatgaagattttaTTAGCTATTAAAACTAATTTGAGAAGGAAATACTGCTCTAAATATAAAGTTCTAAAGTTTTCCGTAGCCACTAAGGTTAAAATGTGAGTTACTGTAGACGTCATATACAAAGTAATCCATGAGTGTTTTTAAGTGttataaacatgatttagttaCTGGTGTGGACCACTTGAAAGGAGATTTTTGTTGagctattaataaaatataatgcctttgtttttaatgttgttaaatgaaaatgtatagTTTACCTTTATTGTAATTAATATTTCTGTCATTTACTCACAGGAAGAAAAATATCTCAGGAGATTAATTTTGAAATGAACTTGAGCCAAACTCTGACATTGGACATCATTCCGCTTTGCTAtgaatttttaaacagttcCTGCGCAAAATTCTCTTAcccttttcttttaaaagtgtTGCTTTATGTGTTTTTTAGCATTGTGGTGATTTTAACAGTATTTGGaaacttttttgtcattttgagcATTGTTCATTTTAAACAGCTCCACATGCCAACAAATTATCTTGTTCTGTCTCTGGCTGTAACAGACCTGTTGTTAGGAGGATTTGTTATGCCTCCAAATGCAATTCGATCAGTAGAGACTTGCTGGTATTTTGGGACATTATTCTGTAAAATTCACAACAGTGTCAATATCTCATTGTGTACCGCATCCATTATAAACCTGTGTTTCATAGCCGTAGATCGATATTATGCTGTGTGTAAACCATTGTTATATCGGACAATAATTACACCTTTTATCACACTGATTATGATTTGCATTTGTTGGAGTATTTCATTTACAGTTGGATTTGGAGGaattttttttggtcttaacaTCCTAGTTACTGAAAATTTTCATAATGAAGGCTGTGAAGGTGGTTGTGTTTTACTCCAAAGTGCCGCCTCCAGCACAGCTTCCTCATTGCTTGTCTTTTATTTTCCAGGTATCATAATGATTAgcatttatacaaaaatattctgtgttgcaaaaaaacaagttaaatcAATTCAGGTCTCAAAAAATAAAGCACAATTGATAATAAGCAAAGATGAGAAAAAGGCAACAAAAACTCTGGCATTGGTTATGGGAGTGTTTCTCTCACTTTGGActccattttttatttgcaatattATTGATCCTTTTACTGGTTTCTTGATTCCTCATGTATTGTTTGAAATGATGGGTTGGATTGGATATTTAAATTCAACCTGTAATCCGAttgtgtatgcttttttttacaagtgGTTTAGAAAAGCACTAAGAACTATTTTATCCGGCAAAATATTTCATTCAGGTTCTTCAAGAATTAATCTTTTTTCatactgagagaaaaaaaatcataaatggtGATGTCCTGATtctgaatatttatattattatattatcattattatattattatgtttgCTAACCTGCTGTCCATGTCCCAAAACAGAATTAGgacaaatatttttgtaattctTTGGGGTGTTGCTGACTCAGTGGTAGATTTCTTTCCTGCCATGATaaaggcctgggtttgattccctgcCAAAGCCTAAACCCTACTGCAGTGGTAACTCCTAGCCCAGACCAAATGTAAAGGCtgcatcagaaagggcatctgtcataaaacttgtgccaagttgtgtgcagatctgttggtccactgtggcaaccccttgatgggagcagcaAAAGACCAAAAACATTCTCATAATACTTTTTATTCTACTTTCCTCATGTACAGTCTAAATATAATGTACATATTATACCATATGTAAATTTTACACAAGTCAAAAATCTATGTGCATTAGATTTCCTTACATGTAtctatgaatgaataaataaataaatacaataaatacaataaattaacaaataaataaataatttaagagTTTGTGATTGAGTTTGTGAAGAGTTTGCATAAtgtgtataatctttaaataataaaaaaaaaaattttgtggaGAGTAAGTAAAACATTCTGAGCAAATCTTAAATATAgagattaatatattaatttcaattaccttttaataaatgtaataatttgtaGCTATATGCTCCATATATCTACAAATTAGTATAAAATGTAACATgaaggaaaaaatacaaatgtgtgCAATAGGTCTCAGAAAATGACCCAAATGCAAGATTCCACATAAAGTCTTTATTTCTAGTAATTTTGTATTCAGTATAATGTATTGATAATAAAAGCAACAGACTAAATATTATAGATCTGTATTGACTGTGCTAAAGGTTGGAACCAGTTTAGAAAACTAAATGAGGATTAGTTTTCTGAACTGGTTCCAACATTTAGTTAAATGTTCTATAGACGATTGACAGGTTGTTATGCAAAGATTTTGGCAGATGGGTAGACTTCTAAATCCAAGTCACAATAGGAGTTCAAAAGCATACAGAGTCTGGGGCTACATAGAACTGAGAACTATAACAAAACGTATCACACCACATCTTTTATTAATTCTATAGTTCATCACCTCAACGCCTCAATCAGCGGTTACACAGAGATATGGGGTAATGCCCTTAGCATTGCTGTCAGCCAGAACCTCATTCTTATGACAACAGTTTGGATAGATAAAACTCTTAGCACAAGAGTCAGATTCAATTTGGGTTGGTCACCCATTCCgtcttttttgcctttttagCTTGAAGGTTGCTGAATAATGCTTGTCTCAGACCATTAAAAGCAAACACCATTCAGATGATTCCACACTCCACGCTCGCTTTATGTCAGAAAAAGGTCAAGTGAATGCATGTGccaaacatgtttatttaaaaaaatgccacaAAATTAAGGTAAACTCCttacattgtaaaatatttaactcAGGCGGCACTTACAGGaaaaaagtagttttatttaaaataaaaggaaaagggAAGGAtaggagaaaggaaagaagaagagaaaagtaGTGGGGATGTGCACATGCTGGTCCAGAAAGTACCCAGCTGGCAAGTGTTGGCAGCAAAGGTGTGGCAGAGTGTATCCGCTCTTGTCGGCCCCCAGCCAGCCCCGCTAAGCCATCCATTGGTGCGGCATCAGGTGGAAATGTCCATGACCATGTGGCTTTCCCAGGTGAGAATGGGGGCCTTAGCTGTAATTACAATTTTCTTTACCTTTCCAGGAGCTGGATAGCACCAGCTTTATACTTGGTAGGAGTTAAAAGTGCTGCAACATCTTATTTGGGCTATTTCTCAGCTTTTTTCCAATGTGGCACTCAAATGCCGGCATTCAGTGTTTCTGCCTTTGAAACAGATAAAATGGTTTTATGACTGGCTTAAAGAGGTGAAAATGTGGCACTCAGATGAAGTTAGCTTAAATAGGTAGAGTGGCGGTATTGTGTGATCAGGCTATTGTGATGAAAGCATAGCATGCTCATGCTGGTACAGTATACTGACAGCATAACATGCTAAGGCTGGTGCGTCTACAGCATTGCATGCTCACTTTTGAAGTCCCCTGCCGCAATGTATCTTCCTGCTCACATGCGGCTGACATGTGCAGATTAGTCCAGGTTGATGACTTTAAAGCGCCAAAGTGTTTTCTTCTGGGCAGCGGCTCCTACTAGCTTTTTAAGGCAGTTCTCCTCATGCTGTGACACTCGGGCCGTGAGGCCTTGTAACTTCTAATATATGGACGCCTTACCCCACCTCAACAGCAAACACAGCAGTCTTTTTACTTGTCGGTGTCTGGATCAGGAAAGCTGATTCTCTGTACAGATAAAGGTACTGCAGCATCCTACACAGTCTTTTTAAGTTTAAACTCTGACCTTTAAACTCTTGCCAGTGTTATTTTAGACTCTGGACCCTGGATGAAGCTCCTTGCCTTACTTTTAAAATGAGGTGAGAGACCAAGATCCATTTATTTATCTCTTACCAGCAGTGCCCAATCTAGTGGCCATGACCCTTCATACACCTGCACAAACGGATGCTGCCTTTGCAAGGATCTTTTTAGAGGGAGCAAGGAGCAAAAAGATTTGGGAACATGTACACAATGTGACAACATACATACACTTTGAACTGACAATGAACTGTGGCATAAAGAGTATGACTGTAAaccacactctgtaacacaagCTACATGGGATAAGCATCAATTTAATACAATAGAAGCAAGACACAGTGGTAGAGAATACCTGaaattaaaaacatgcagaaataAGGGACAAACACAAATGCAGATTATTTGAAAATGTGAATAGCAGTCGCCGATGGAAAGTGTAGTTTAGTACCTTAGTGACTCAATCACTAAAAATGATTTGCCGTTTACATTGTTTGCAATGATTATATAGCTGAAAAAAATAGCTATACtaaaatatttctataaaatCTTATGCCAAGAACTAGAGTATTGTtatatgttaaaatatattgattattaaaaggaaaaaaataagtttattcCCTTTTGGCTAGTTTATTTCACTATCATTCTCCACCAGGAATTAATATTATACCCTGCTATAGGCCAGGACAGGGTATAAATGTAGATGTTTTTCTCTTTGGTTAGCTTTGTCTAGATGGTACTGAATAAGGTGTGTTACAGTATGCTactattaaaacaaatatttggaACTTTATGGATTTATGTATTACTTATTTATGGTTATATTaatgaatattatatattatatattattatatattaatataatattaatttcttAACAATGTGGTAATTATATagtcaaaatatttatattctcAGTTATAGGAGGCATTGTGAGTGCTTTAGATGGAAAGTAACATCAATTTGGGGATTTTGGAGCAGTCctcactttgttttattttgtttattataataccTTCTTCTTAAAATAACTCATCCTCTGAAAATACTCTTTAGCACTTCTTCTTTTGTCCTCCTTGCAATAATAACTGTCATACTTTAGCAAATTACACACACCAACCTAAGAGTTATAAACAGGACATGGCCTCTGGTCAATCTACTTGAGAAATGCTTTATTGACTAATTGATCCAAATGCCTCTGTTGTAAATGTTGATAAATTGTGTTAAAGTCTACCTAAATTGAACTTACTATCTTTGTTATATattcacaggaaaaaaaaaaacatctcagcaATTGTTTTTTGAAATGAACTTGAGCCAATCTCTAAAACTGGACATCATTCCTCTTCATTATGATTTTTTCAACAGTTCCTGTGCGAAATTCTCTTACCCACTCATTTTCAGAGTCCTGCTCTATACACTTTTTGGCTTAGTGGTGATTTTGACAGTATTTGGAAACTGTTTTGTTATCCTCAGcatcattcattttaaacaatgtatttttgtgaatacatttaaaacttaaacaacaATCACAGCATACCATAAGTTACTCTTTTTCCTAAAATGAGCATTATagtgaattaattaaatgtcaaGTAACTCAATCAAGATTTAAATAATCAGTCCCTGTATAAGTAAAGAGTGGtattatcataccatcagtgtccctgacATGACCAGCAGCTGATGCGCTTCCCTGCATCgcatgttactgactgcagtctcttacacacaagtttttatacacagaccctATACTGTTACATCATAGTAACATCATAGTAGATACTGTGGGGTGGCGATTCTCTGTCACAGATGGTGCTTGTATGTTGAGTCTTTcacttatttaactttacaaCTACACCCTtgcggaaaaaaaaatatttctttatatcttAACTGTCGATATATTGAATGGTTTAGTGTTTTgatctaaatatatttacaatatacagaataaaatatcGTATTGacatattacaatatattgaaaaatacaaaaaaggaaTTTGTGCTTTTCATGtattgagaaataaataaataaaacatttatgtatatatatacactcaacaaaaatataaacacaacacctttgtttctgctcagatttttcatgagatggacttaaagatctaaaattcattccagatacacaatattaaaatttctctcaaacattgttcacaaatcagtctaaatgtgtgatagtgagcacttccaTCCcatgagataatccatcccacttCACAGGTGTCcaacatcaagatgctgatctgacatcatgagtagtgcacaggtgtaccttagactgcccacaataaaaggccatatatatataagaatcgccataaagcagtgtttctgtgtagagcagagagtgtgggtgtgggtgtaaAGACacgagggggggggggatgtgaTGGCGAGAggaagagcacacacacacacacacataatggcaTGCTGacccagagagaaagaaaatggatctttaacctctctaatgagactttcttttggtTTACACGCATAAGCACATGTGTTATACTAAACAATACAAgagtgctgtacacacacaaaaaaaaacactaaataaaagatgtttaatGCGCACACATCTCGtttgaaattaaatttattttaaaaagattatgtacatacatattcacagcctttgccatgtaACTCGAATTGTGCTTAGGTCCATCCTCTTTTGACTGGTCATATTTGATGTTTctagtccacctgtggtaaattcagttgattggaagTCTATACAAGGTCCCACAGTCATGCAGTCCAAGGAATTGTTTATAAACTTCCAAGACACGATTGTATCGAGGAACATATCTGGGGAAGcatactaaaaagaaaaattgcaatCTTGTAGCAGGCTGTAACTGGTGCCAAAGTTACTTCAACAAACTAGTTTATCATGGTCTAGTAGTCCTTGaagtgccttttggcaaactccaatGACC belongs to Clarias gariepinus isolate MV-2021 ecotype Netherlands chromosome 2, CGAR_prim_01v2, whole genome shotgun sequence and includes:
- the LOC128541320 gene encoding trace amine-associated receptor 1-like: MEFPAFGDASETADVFNFIEQADNYLEIRPLTSPELLGTLGTVLRGPALSWWKAKKGRKISQEINFEMNLSQTLTLDIIPLCYEFLNSSCAKFSYPFLLKVLLYVFFSIVVILTVFGNFFVILSIVHFKQLHMPTNYLVLSLAVTDLLLGGFVMPPNAIRSVETCWYFGTLFYRYYAVCKPLLYRTIITPFITLIMICICWSISFTVGFGGIFFGLNILVTENFHNEGCEGGCVLLQSAASSTASSLLVFYFPGIIMISIYTKIFCVAKKQVKSIQVSKNKAQLIISKDEKKATKTLALVMGVFLSLWTPFFICNIIDPFTGFLIPHVLFEMMGWIGYLNSTCNPIVYAFFYKWFRKALRTILSGKIFHSGSSRINLFSY